From a region of the Halomonas sp. HL-93 genome:
- a CDS encoding MarR family winged helix-turn-helix transcriptional regulator has product MAKSKKSTSVQQVEPDEKEPTSVAGLVLENRLGYALRRAQLTVFKHFNEAMQEHEIRPAQFSSLVVIEGYPGITQTNLAKVLDIDPPRIVSLINNLEERGLALRVRCKRDKRSHGIFLSKKGEALTEQLKGLAEQSDINATQSLSEIERRQLLSLLVKIYTSDTEKG; this is encoded by the coding sequence ATGGCCAAATCGAAAAAGAGTACGTCCGTTCAACAAGTTGAGCCCGATGAAAAAGAGCCGACGTCTGTCGCCGGTCTGGTGCTTGAAAATCGCCTTGGTTACGCCTTGAGAAGGGCGCAGTTGACTGTTTTTAAACATTTTAATGAGGCCATGCAGGAGCATGAGATACGCCCTGCCCAGTTCTCTTCGCTCGTGGTGATTGAAGGCTATCCCGGCATCACCCAAACCAATTTAGCCAAGGTGCTGGACATTGATCCACCCAGAATCGTTAGCTTAATTAACAATCTGGAGGAGAGAGGGTTGGCTTTACGGGTGCGCTGTAAGCGGGATAAGCGCTCCCACGGGATTTTTCTTAGCAAAAAGGGCGAAGCCTTGACCGAACAGCTGAAGGGGCTGGCTGAACAAAGTGATATCAATGCAACTCAATCACTTAGCGAAATAGAGCGACGTCAATTGCTGTCGCTGTTAGTGAAAATATACACCTCGGATACAGAGAAAGGATAA
- a CDS encoding p-hydroxycinnamoyl CoA hydratase/lyase: MSNYQDRWQTVKVNVEEGIAWVTLNRPEKRNAMSPTLNREMIDVLETIELDQEAHVLVLTGEGESFSAGMDLKEYFREIDASPEIVQVKVRRDASTWQWKLLRHYAKPTIAMVNGWCFGGAFSPLVACDLAIAADESVFGLSEINWGIPPGNLVSKAMADTVGHREALYYIMTGETFTGPQAAKMGLVNKSVPLTELREATRELAATLRDKNPVVLRAAKIGFKMCRELTWEQNEEYLYAKLDQAQQLDPEQGREQGLKQFLDEKSIKPGLESYHR; encoded by the coding sequence ATGAGTAACTACCAGGATCGCTGGCAAACCGTGAAGGTGAACGTCGAAGAGGGCATTGCCTGGGTGACGTTGAACCGCCCTGAAAAGCGCAACGCCATGAGCCCGACCCTCAATCGTGAAATGATCGATGTGCTCGAAACCATCGAACTGGATCAAGAGGCCCACGTGCTGGTATTGACCGGCGAGGGCGAATCCTTTTCCGCCGGTATGGACCTTAAAGAGTACTTCCGCGAGATCGACGCCAGCCCCGAGATCGTCCAGGTCAAAGTGCGTCGCGACGCCTCTACCTGGCAATGGAAGCTACTGCGTCACTACGCCAAGCCCACCATCGCCATGGTCAATGGCTGGTGCTTTGGCGGGGCTTTCTCGCCGCTGGTGGCCTGCGATTTGGCGATTGCCGCCGATGAGTCGGTATTTGGCCTCTCCGAGATCAACTGGGGTATTCCCCCCGGCAACCTGGTGAGCAAAGCCATGGCCGATACCGTGGGCCACCGGGAAGCGCTCTACTACATCATGACCGGGGAAACATTTACCGGCCCCCAGGCAGCCAAAATGGGGCTGGTGAATAAAAGTGTACCGCTGACCGAGCTACGCGAAGCCACCCGCGAGTTAGCCGCAACGCTGCGTGACAAGAACCCCGTTGTGCTGCGTGCCGCCAAGATCGGCTTCAAAATGTGCCGCGAACTGACCTGGGAGCAGAACGAAGAGTACCTCTACGCCAAGCTCGATCAGGCGCAGCAACTCGATCCCGAGCAGGGGCGTGAGCAAGGGCTGAAGCAGTTCCTCGATGAAAAGAGCATCAAGCCTGGGCTGGAGAGCTATCACCGGTAA
- a CDS encoding TRAP transporter substrate-binding protein, with the protein MKILFTRSILAAAVAGFTIASAQAETTLRMAHFWPGSSGVNEDIFEVWADTIEEESDGELTVEMFPSGTLAKPDAIYEAAANGIADIGATAQGYTAGRFPLSQIVELPGVATTATQGACVLQTLYDDGHLDSEYEDTRPLFMFTTGPGGIHTIDTDVQTPGDLDGLRIRRPTAVAGEILENMGAEPVGMPAPDIYTSMQRGVIDGLSFPWEGLKGFRVNELVEYHTEVPFYTLIFVATMSERTYDSLSPEQQEVLDNNSGMKWAKNAGEVFDRLDVEGKQEAEDAGHTIREIKNPLEDADWQKPLQDGIDNYLAELEERDLPGEEVYEAALEARDSCAAQQE; encoded by the coding sequence ATGAAAATCCTCTTTACCCGCTCTATCCTCGCTGCTGCCGTGGCGGGTTTCACTATCGCTTCGGCGCAGGCCGAAACGACCCTGCGCATGGCGCATTTCTGGCCGGGTTCTTCGGGCGTCAACGAAGATATTTTTGAGGTGTGGGCCGACACTATCGAAGAAGAGTCCGATGGCGAGTTGACCGTTGAAATGTTCCCCTCCGGTACGCTAGCCAAGCCAGATGCGATCTACGAGGCGGCGGCTAACGGCATCGCAGATATTGGTGCCACGGCCCAAGGCTATACCGCCGGTCGTTTCCCGCTATCGCAAATTGTTGAGTTGCCGGGTGTTGCGACAACGGCAACCCAGGGTGCCTGTGTCCTGCAAACGCTCTACGACGATGGTCATCTGGATAGCGAGTATGAGGATACCCGCCCGCTGTTTATGTTCACTACCGGGCCGGGTGGTATCCACACCATCGACACTGACGTGCAAACGCCTGGTGACCTTGATGGCCTGCGCATTCGCCGCCCCACTGCCGTGGCGGGTGAAATTCTCGAAAACATGGGTGCCGAGCCCGTGGGCATGCCGGCACCGGATATCTACACCTCTATGCAGCGTGGCGTTATCGATGGGCTGAGCTTTCCCTGGGAAGGGCTAAAAGGCTTCCGCGTTAACGAACTGGTCGAGTACCACACCGAAGTGCCGTTTTACACGCTGATTTTTGTGGCCACCATGAGTGAGCGCACCTACGACAGCCTGAGTCCCGAGCAACAGGAAGTGCTGGATAACAATTCGGGCATGAAGTGGGCCAAAAACGCCGGTGAAGTGTTCGACCGCCTGGACGTGGAAGGCAAGCAGGAAGCCGAAGACGCGGGCCATACCATCCGTGAAATCAAGAATCCGTTGGAAGATGCCGACTGGCAGAAACCGTTGCAGGACGGCATTGACAACTATCTTGCTGAATTGGAAGAGCGTGACTTACCGGGCGAAGAAGTTTACGAAGCTGCCCTAGAGGCCCGCGATTCCTGCGCTGCACAACAGGAGTAA
- a CDS encoding TRAP transporter small permease has protein sequence MQSTLLRASYWLALFCRIVAGVALVGLLGVTIADVSTRYLARLTEGVVSLRISGSVELVSYLMLFSLLAAMAANVEKSQVIVEAFSHGLPDKLKTRLHGVYLLGFAALGLVIFIGLVDSATAAARHGEVTQDLRLPMGPIYYIAAVLSLLLGIRSFLHALLCALFGVEAEVSHGE, from the coding sequence ATGCAGTCAACCTTACTGAGGGCCAGCTATTGGCTGGCCCTGTTCTGTCGCATCGTGGCGGGCGTTGCGCTTGTTGGGCTCTTGGGCGTCACGATTGCCGATGTGTCTACCCGTTATTTGGCGCGCCTGACCGAAGGGGTCGTTTCACTAAGGATTAGCGGCAGTGTGGAGTTGGTCAGCTATTTGATGCTTTTCTCGCTGCTCGCGGCGATGGCCGCCAACGTTGAGAAAAGCCAGGTCATCGTCGAGGCCTTTTCCCACGGGCTCCCCGACAAGCTGAAAACCCGGCTGCACGGTGTCTACCTGCTTGGCTTTGCCGCGCTGGGGCTGGTGATTTTTATTGGCCTGGTCGATTCTGCCACAGCAGCAGCTCGTCATGGCGAGGTGACTCAGGATCTTCGGCTACCCATGGGGCCAATTTATTACATAGCTGCCGTGTTGAGTCTCCTTTTGGGTATCCGTAGCTTTTTGCATGCGCTGCTCTGCGCGTTGTTTGGTGTCGAGGCGGAGGTGTCCCATGGGGAGTGA
- a CDS encoding aldehyde dehydrogenase: protein MDLELLIGGERCAAEQDANFTRANPLTGDVVTQAAAASVADAARAADAAASAFPAWSRTGPGEKRAKLLKAAEVMEARQADFIERMVDETGATPGWAGFNVMVAASILREAASLTTQVNGEVIPSNVPDNLAMGVRVPCGVVVGIAPWNAPIILGTRAIATPLACGNTVILKASEQCPATHHLIGEVLIEAGLGDGIVNVVTNAPPQAAEVVEALIEHQAVRRINFTGSTQVGRIIAEKAARHLKPVLLELGGKAPFVVLDDADLDAAVEAAAFGAFFNQGQICMSTERLIVVDAVADAFVAKLARKAQTLRAGDPRGEGNALGTLINREAGEKLNALIDDAQQHGARLACGGKAEGVIMQPTVVDGVTKAMRLYGEESFGPVVALMRVKDEEEALRVANDSEYGLSAAVFSRDTARAMQFAQRIESGICHINAPTVHDEPQMPFGGVKSSGYGRFGGKAGIEEFTDLRWMTMQLGPRHYPI from the coding sequence ATGGATCTTGAACTGTTAATCGGCGGTGAGCGGTGTGCCGCTGAGCAAGACGCCAACTTTACGCGGGCCAATCCGCTGACTGGCGACGTTGTCACCCAGGCGGCGGCGGCCTCTGTCGCCGATGCAGCTCGGGCCGCAGACGCCGCCGCGAGCGCCTTCCCGGCCTGGTCAAGAACGGGCCCCGGCGAAAAGCGCGCCAAGCTGCTCAAAGCGGCAGAGGTTATGGAGGCGCGGCAAGCTGACTTTATCGAACGCATGGTAGATGAAACCGGCGCGACGCCAGGCTGGGCGGGCTTTAACGTCATGGTCGCCGCCAGCATTCTGCGTGAGGCGGCGTCGCTGACTACGCAAGTGAATGGCGAGGTCATCCCTTCCAACGTGCCCGATAACCTGGCGATGGGCGTGCGCGTGCCCTGCGGCGTGGTGGTGGGCATTGCGCCCTGGAACGCGCCGATTATTCTAGGCACCCGTGCCATTGCCACACCGCTGGCGTGTGGTAACACGGTGATTCTCAAGGCCTCGGAACAGTGCCCCGCGACGCATCATCTGATCGGGGAGGTGCTGATCGAGGCTGGCCTGGGCGATGGCATCGTTAACGTGGTGACCAATGCGCCCCCGCAGGCCGCCGAGGTCGTCGAGGCGCTGATCGAGCATCAAGCCGTACGGCGTATCAACTTCACCGGCTCTACCCAGGTGGGGCGCATCATTGCCGAAAAAGCCGCGCGTCATCTTAAGCCGGTCTTGCTGGAACTGGGCGGCAAGGCGCCGTTCGTGGTGCTTGACGATGCCGACCTGGACGCCGCCGTAGAGGCTGCCGCCTTTGGCGCCTTCTTCAACCAGGGCCAGATCTGCATGTCCACCGAGCGACTGATCGTGGTGGACGCGGTCGCCGACGCCTTCGTCGCAAAACTGGCCCGCAAGGCGCAAACGCTACGCGCGGGCGACCCCCGCGGCGAAGGCAATGCGCTGGGCACGCTGATCAATCGCGAAGCGGGCGAGAAACTCAACGCCCTGATCGACGACGCCCAGCAGCATGGGGCTCGCCTGGCCTGCGGCGGCAAGGCCGAAGGCGTCATTATGCAGCCTACCGTGGTGGATGGGGTTACCAAGGCGATGCGTCTGTATGGCGAAGAGTCGTTTGGCCCGGTAGTCGCGCTGATGCGCGTCAAGGATGAAGAGGAAGCCCTACGCGTGGCAAACGATAGCGAATATGGCCTTTCGGCTGCTGTATTCAGCCGCGACACCGCCCGGGCGATGCAGTTTGCCCAGCGCATTGAGTCGGGTATTTGCCACATCAACGCCCCCACTGTGCACGACGAACCCCAGATGCCCTTTGGCGGCGTGAAATCGAGCGGCTATGGACGCTTTGGCGGAAAAGCCGGGATTGAGGAATTCACCGACCTGCGCTGGATGACCATGCAGCTTGGGCCGCGCCATTACCCCATTTAG
- a CDS encoding TRAP transporter substrate-binding protein, whose amino-acid sequence MTIKPTLASLTLLTGMLLSASGYAQDTVTLRLHHFAAPATPVQTEYLEPWAKRIEEQSEGAIKVEIFPAMQLGGSAPSLYDQAKDGVVDISWTLLSYTPNRFPESEAFDQPFLPTTGEATSMAAHEFATTHMQDAFEGVYPIAVFAHTPGKVHTRDVSVESADDLDGLAIRAPSKTMNRYLGLLGAKAVGMPMPQIPEAISRGVIDGLTLPFESAAALGVLDVAQNHTFFEGEHGLYTAMMVLGLNQASYDALSPEQQQVIDDNAGLEEAQRIGQVMDQAEEDAIEAIEASGEGEMFYIDQDSLAPWQAAAEKATAQWIDDMNSRGIEGQQLYDEATRLVDKYTEQTK is encoded by the coding sequence ATGACAATAAAACCCACACTCGCCAGCCTCACGTTGTTAACTGGCATGCTCCTCAGCGCCAGTGGCTACGCCCAGGACACGGTGACCCTGCGCTTGCACCATTTTGCTGCCCCGGCCACGCCCGTGCAGACCGAGTATCTGGAACCCTGGGCCAAGCGGATCGAAGAGCAGTCCGAAGGGGCTATCAAGGTGGAAATTTTCCCAGCCATGCAGTTGGGGGGCTCAGCGCCATCGCTCTACGATCAAGCCAAAGACGGGGTGGTGGATATCAGCTGGACACTGCTCAGCTATACACCGAATCGCTTCCCGGAGTCCGAGGCATTCGATCAACCCTTCCTGCCCACAACGGGGGAAGCCACCAGCATGGCCGCCCATGAGTTTGCGACAACGCATATGCAAGACGCCTTCGAGGGTGTCTATCCCATCGCCGTTTTTGCGCATACGCCAGGCAAAGTCCATACCCGGGATGTGTCAGTAGAGAGCGCCGATGACCTTGATGGGCTAGCGATTCGCGCCCCCTCTAAAACCATGAACCGCTACCTGGGTCTTCTCGGTGCCAAGGCGGTAGGTATGCCGATGCCACAAATTCCAGAGGCGATTTCCCGTGGAGTGATCGATGGCCTGACGCTGCCCTTTGAGAGCGCAGCGGCACTGGGTGTGCTGGATGTCGCCCAGAACCACACCTTTTTCGAAGGTGAGCATGGGTTGTATACAGCGATGATGGTACTGGGCTTAAACCAGGCTAGCTATGATGCACTCTCGCCAGAACAGCAACAGGTGATTGACGACAATGCCGGGCTCGAGGAAGCGCAGCGTATCGGTCAGGTCATGGATCAAGCGGAAGAGGACGCGATCGAAGCGATTGAAGCAAGCGGTGAAGGGGAGATGTTCTATATCGATCAAGACTCACTGGCCCCCTGGCAAGCGGCAGCCGAGAAGGCCACGGCTCAGTGGATTGACGACATGAATAGCCGCGGCATTGAAGGCCAACAGCTCTATGATGAGGCGACCCGATTGGTTGATAAGTATACCGAGCAGACAAAGTAG
- a CDS encoding TRAP transporter small permease: MSSLATVPTIGTALMRRSLEITCRVAAISGGLLIVALAIITVVSILGRWVASVPVLSDMTMLAWVGPITGDYELVEMGTAIAVFLFLPYCHFRSGHVTVDLLVMNAPPVVQRLLAVVAEMLFLVVAGLMTWRLYHGLLDKRRYMETSMLLDIPLWWGYVGGVAGFALLTLVCLYRALDALTDKQQYPNSTHSHSSPTQENSVQGDL, from the coding sequence ATGAGCAGCTTAGCGACAGTACCGACCATCGGCACTGCATTGATGCGCCGTAGTCTTGAGATAACCTGTAGGGTTGCCGCGATAAGCGGCGGATTGTTGATCGTAGCACTCGCTATTATCACCGTCGTTAGCATTCTTGGCCGGTGGGTAGCCAGTGTGCCGGTGTTAAGTGATATGACGATGCTGGCATGGGTGGGCCCCATCACCGGTGATTACGAGCTGGTGGAGATGGGGACGGCCATCGCCGTTTTTCTGTTTTTGCCTTACTGCCATTTTCGCAGTGGTCATGTCACGGTAGACCTACTGGTCATGAACGCGCCGCCTGTCGTTCAGCGCCTGCTTGCCGTTGTTGCCGAAATGCTCTTTTTGGTAGTGGCAGGGTTAATGACCTGGCGCCTCTATCATGGCTTGCTGGATAAACGTCGCTATATGGAAACCAGCATGCTGCTGGATATACCGCTCTGGTGGGGGTATGTCGGCGGTGTAGCGGGGTTCGCACTGTTGACGCTGGTCTGCCTATATCGTGCTTTGGATGCGTTAACCGATAAGCAGCAGTATCCCAATTCAACGCATAGCCATTCGTCTCCCACGCAAGAAAATTCTGTGCAAGGAGACCTGTAA
- a CDS encoding DUF3237 domain-containing protein, whose protein sequence is MSQDATQRMPTPTFIARLTVDVDAPLELGENPQGKRRFIAITGGQVCGERLNGVVLPGGGDWQTLRNDGVAELHARYFLETDSGERIEVENSGFRHGSTAVMQRLQRGEIVAPEEYYFHTTPRFYTSSPRYAWLTRTIFIGAAERTRENVLIDLFAVN, encoded by the coding sequence ATGTCCCAAGACGCGACTCAACGAATGCCGACGCCTACTTTTATCGCGCGCTTAACGGTTGACGTCGATGCCCCGCTTGAGCTGGGTGAAAACCCTCAAGGCAAGCGTCGCTTCATTGCCATCACCGGCGGCCAAGTGTGTGGTGAGCGGTTGAACGGCGTGGTATTGCCTGGCGGAGGAGACTGGCAGACCCTGCGTAATGATGGCGTGGCCGAACTGCATGCCCGCTATTTTTTAGAAACCGATAGTGGCGAACGCATCGAAGTTGAAAACAGCGGGTTTCGGCACGGTTCGACTGCTGTCATGCAGCGCCTTCAGCGCGGAGAAATCGTTGCTCCAGAGGAGTATTACTTTCATACCACGCCGCGCTTTTACACTTCCAGCCCCCGTTACGCCTGGCTAACGCGCACGATTTTTATAGGCGCTGCCGAGCGTACCCGGGAGAACGTTTTGATTGATTTATTCGCGGTGAATTAA
- a CDS encoding TRAP transporter large permease, translated as MTPLTLGASGFVVLLFMMATRIPIGLAMLVVGGVGTILVTGPAGILSGLKTLPYEHFSSHTLSIIPLFLLMGQFAARAGLSRAMFQAANDWLGHRRGGLAMSTIGACGAFGAICGSSLATAATMTQVALPEMERQGYRGSLATGALAAGGTLGILIPPSVVLVIYAILAEQNINEMFAAALVPGLLAVFSYMLAISLYVRFFPDSAPSKAKASRGERWRSLLEVWPGAAIFIVVIGGIYTGIFTPTEAAAVGAVSTGALAITRGGLRWNGLRDCVLETAVTSAMIFFIVLGASVFNSFLALTQLPQMTAGWIVGLEISPWVVLAGILFCYLVLGCFMDSLSMILLTVPIFLPIVMGMDFGMPAADVAIWFGILALVVVEVGMITPPVGLNIFIIHSMAPRIPLIETFKGILPFLVADLIRIILLVLFPAISLGFVYLIN; from the coding sequence ATGACACCTCTCACCTTGGGCGCTAGCGGTTTTGTGGTTCTGCTATTCATGATGGCCACGCGAATTCCAATCGGCTTGGCCATGCTGGTGGTTGGCGGCGTTGGGACGATACTGGTCACTGGGCCAGCGGGCATTTTAAGTGGCTTAAAGACGCTTCCCTACGAACACTTTTCCAGCCATACGCTATCCATCATTCCACTTTTCCTGCTTATGGGGCAGTTTGCGGCGAGAGCTGGCCTCTCCCGGGCCATGTTTCAGGCGGCCAACGACTGGCTGGGCCACCGCCGCGGCGGACTGGCGATGTCCACCATTGGCGCTTGTGGTGCGTTTGGGGCCATTTGTGGCTCTTCGCTGGCGACCGCCGCCACCATGACCCAAGTGGCGCTGCCCGAAATGGAGCGTCAAGGGTATCGCGGCAGCCTGGCGACCGGCGCCTTGGCCGCAGGCGGCACCCTGGGTATTTTGATTCCCCCCTCTGTGGTGTTGGTTATCTACGCCATCCTGGCCGAACAGAACATTAACGAAATGTTTGCCGCTGCCCTGGTGCCGGGCTTGTTAGCGGTGTTCAGCTATATGTTGGCCATCTCGCTTTATGTGCGCTTTTTTCCTGACAGTGCGCCGAGTAAGGCGAAAGCCTCCCGCGGCGAGCGTTGGCGCTCACTGTTGGAGGTATGGCCTGGCGCGGCGATCTTTATCGTGGTGATTGGGGGCATCTATACCGGTATCTTTACGCCTACCGAAGCCGCCGCCGTCGGGGCGGTCTCCACCGGTGCCCTGGCGATAACACGAGGCGGACTGCGTTGGAACGGCTTACGGGACTGCGTTCTTGAAACCGCGGTGACCTCGGCGATGATCTTCTTTATCGTGCTCGGTGCTAGTGTTTTCAATAGCTTCCTTGCCCTGACCCAGCTTCCGCAAATGACTGCCGGTTGGATAGTGGGGCTTGAGATTAGTCCCTGGGTAGTTCTGGCGGGCATTCTTTTCTGCTATTTGGTGCTTGGCTGCTTTATGGACAGCCTTTCGATGATTCTGCTCACCGTGCCCATCTTTCTGCCCATCGTCATGGGGATGGACTTCGGCATGCCCGCCGCCGATGTGGCGATATGGTTCGGCATCTTAGCGCTGGTGGTCGTTGAAGTGGGCATGATCACGCCGCCGGTGGGGCTGAACATTTTCATTATCCACTCGATGGCCCCTCGTATTCCCTTAATCGAGACCTTTAAAGGCATCCTGCCTTTTTTAGTGGCAGACCTTATTCGCATTATTTTGCTGGTGCTCTTCCCCGCCATCTCGCTTGGCTTCGTCTACTTAATCAATTGA
- a CDS encoding TRAP transporter substrate-binding protein: protein MTQQITSKLHRRLLALAIALPLAWGAGQASAQEAEYTLRLHHFFPSSAPVHQEYFIPWKEAIEEESNGRLEVELYPSMQLGGKPPSLYDQAKDGQVDIIWTVLGYNSGRFPQAEVFDLPFIPTTGAATSQAAHEYAMTHMEDELEGVYPIAVHTHSPGALHTKETRIESLDDIKGLKMRGPSRLVNRYLAKLGAEPIGMPVAQALEALSKGVLDGTVIPFEAITAMGLADITTEHTVFSGDNALYTTMMIVAMNQRKYDELPADLQSVIDAHSGIQEARKIGQIMDDADQVQIQAIQNGEQPGTITQLDRDETARWQAVGQEIADEWIADAEEKGLDGEALYNDARELIEKFTTE from the coding sequence ATGACCCAGCAGATTACTTCAAAACTACACCGGCGTTTGCTCGCATTAGCCATCGCCTTACCTCTTGCCTGGGGCGCTGGGCAGGCCAGCGCCCAGGAGGCTGAGTACACACTTCGGCTGCATCATTTCTTCCCGTCTTCGGCGCCCGTTCACCAGGAGTACTTTATTCCCTGGAAAGAGGCCATAGAGGAAGAGTCCAACGGCCGTCTGGAGGTTGAACTCTACCCTTCGATGCAACTGGGTGGTAAGCCACCTTCGCTCTATGACCAGGCGAAAGATGGCCAGGTGGATATTATCTGGACGGTGCTGGGCTATAACTCTGGACGATTCCCCCAGGCTGAAGTCTTCGATTTACCTTTTATACCGACCACAGGTGCTGCGACAAGCCAAGCCGCTCATGAATATGCGATGACGCACATGGAGGATGAGTTAGAGGGCGTATACCCCATCGCTGTCCATACCCATAGCCCTGGCGCGCTGCACACCAAAGAGACGCGCATTGAATCACTCGACGATATAAAGGGGCTCAAGATGCGTGGCCCCAGCCGGTTGGTGAACCGCTATCTTGCCAAACTGGGCGCGGAACCTATTGGTATGCCGGTCGCCCAGGCGCTGGAAGCCCTGTCCAAAGGCGTCCTGGATGGCACGGTGATTCCCTTTGAAGCGATTACCGCTATGGGGTTGGCCGATATTACGACCGAACATACGGTCTTCAGTGGAGACAATGCGCTCTATACCACGATGATGATCGTCGCGATGAACCAGCGCAAATACGATGAGCTGCCCGCCGACCTGCAGTCGGTTATCGACGCTCACTCCGGCATCCAAGAGGCCCGCAAAATAGGTCAGATCATGGATGATGCCGACCAGGTGCAAATCCAGGCCATTCAAAATGGCGAACAGCCCGGCACGATTACCCAACTGGATAGAGATGAAACTGCCCGTTGGCAAGCCGTGGGGCAGGAAATCGCTGACGAGTGGATCGCCGATGCCGAAGAGAAAGGACTTGATGGCGAAGCGCTATATAACGATGCCCGAGAGTTAATCGAAAAGTTCACCACTGAGTAG
- a CDS encoding feruloyl-CoA synthase has protein sequence MSLPPPLTDTLQEFRLHGGDVPTYPRNMTQRLAHWASKTSQQPFLAERQEGPHRWRTLTFGEALPQVKRLAQALIDHGLSTERPLMVLSGNSIEHALLACAAMHVGIPYVPVSPSYALLSEDFVKLRHVVELVTPGMLFVDEEARFSRALAAVCDNGVTCVAKIPAQRALTFDSLVSTPATHDVENAHARVTPDTIAKLLFTSGSTGMPKAVINTHRMLCSNQTMLAKRQSFLERHPPVLVDWLPWHHTFGGNTILGMAIHNGGALYIDDGNPTAQGVQRTIENLREVSPTFYCNVPKGFEALVEHLRNDDSLREAFFHDLQMLHFGGAVLPAHVRAALEALGKQTRGAPVPMLTGLGSTEACLAFCTEEPSDTPGLIGHPVPGMTVKLVAKDDKWEARLKGLNITPGYWRDKQRTNEAFDHEGYYCTGDAMRLIDPDHPERGLIFDGRLSENFKLVTGTWVNVGTLRLHLVEHFAPLAQDIVVVGEGRDYLTGIVVLNLPACQQQLGSGKTPLEVLAADPNLQQWFAKRLATHCRGQSSSMRLERLLLLDQPLSVDRGELTDKGSVNQRLVRERYTDLVACLYAEPPQDPRIILPSTSPAS, from the coding sequence ATGTCTCTCCCCCCTCCGCTGACTGACACCTTACAAGAGTTCCGACTACACGGAGGCGATGTCCCTACCTACCCCCGTAACATGACCCAGCGCCTTGCCCATTGGGCAAGTAAAACATCACAGCAACCCTTCTTAGCTGAGCGCCAAGAAGGCCCGCACAGGTGGCGAACGCTTACCTTCGGTGAAGCATTGCCACAAGTAAAACGCTTGGCACAAGCACTGATTGATCATGGCCTGTCGACGGAGCGGCCGTTGATGGTGCTGTCGGGAAATAGCATTGAGCACGCATTACTTGCCTGTGCCGCTATGCATGTGGGCATTCCTTACGTGCCGGTGTCACCCTCCTACGCGCTACTATCGGAAGATTTCGTTAAGCTGCGGCATGTGGTGGAACTGGTGACCCCGGGGATGCTATTTGTCGATGAGGAGGCGCGCTTTAGCCGGGCACTGGCGGCCGTTTGCGATAATGGCGTTACCTGTGTAGCCAAGATACCCGCACAGAGAGCCCTGACCTTTGACTCCCTCGTCTCGACACCGGCGACTCACGATGTAGAGAATGCCCACGCCCGCGTAACACCTGACACTATCGCCAAACTACTGTTTACCTCAGGGTCGACGGGCATGCCCAAGGCGGTGATTAACACCCACCGTATGCTGTGTAGCAATCAAACCATGCTAGCGAAACGGCAGAGCTTTCTAGAGCGGCACCCACCGGTATTAGTCGACTGGCTGCCCTGGCATCACACCTTTGGCGGCAATACGATTCTGGGGATGGCGATCCACAACGGGGGCGCTTTATATATTGATGATGGCAACCCCACTGCTCAAGGGGTTCAGCGAACTATAGAGAACCTGCGCGAGGTGTCGCCCACGTTTTACTGCAATGTCCCCAAGGGGTTCGAAGCGCTGGTCGAGCACCTGCGCAACGATGACTCCCTGCGCGAGGCCTTTTTCCACGACCTGCAAATGCTGCACTTCGGGGGCGCCGTGCTGCCCGCTCATGTGCGCGCTGCTCTGGAAGCATTAGGCAAACAGACACGCGGAGCTCCCGTTCCCATGTTGACGGGGCTCGGTTCCACCGAAGCATGCCTGGCCTTTTGCACCGAAGAGCCCAGCGACACACCAGGGTTGATCGGCCACCCTGTCCCGGGCATGACGGTGAAGCTGGTGGCGAAGGACGATAAGTGGGAGGCACGTCTTAAGGGGCTCAACATCACGCCGGGGTACTGGCGCGATAAACAGCGAACCAACGAGGCGTTTGACCACGAAGGGTACTACTGCACAGGGGATGCCATGCGACTCATTGACCCCGACCACCCCGAACGTGGGCTAATCTTTGACGGTCGGCTAAGCGAGAACTTCAAACTGGTGACCGGCACCTGGGTCAATGTGGGCACCCTGCGTCTACATCTCGTCGAACACTTCGCCCCACTCGCACAGGACATCGTGGTGGTCGGCGAAGGACGTGACTACCTGACCGGCATCGTCGTGCTGAACCTTCCTGCCTGCCAACAGCAGCTTGGCTCAGGGAAAACGCCGCTTGAGGTTCTGGCCGCAGACCCCAACCTGCAACAGTGGTTCGCAAAGCGCCTGGCGACCCACTGCCGTGGCCAGTCAAGCTCCATGCGGTTGGAGCGCCTATTGCTGCTCGACCAGCCGCTTTCCGTTGATCGTGGCGAATTGACCGACAAGGGATCGGTGAACCAACGGCTCGTTCGCGAGCGCTACACGGATCTCGTGGCGTGTCTCTACGCTGAACCACCCC